The following are encoded together in the Bos taurus isolate L1 Dominette 01449 registration number 42190680 breed Hereford chromosome 17, ARS-UCD2.0, whole genome shotgun sequence genome:
- the RHOF gene encoding rho-related GTP-binding protein RhoF: MDAAGAPAPAPAPPAAPGSGRKELKIVIVGDGGCGKTSLLMVYSQGSFPEHYAPSVFEKYTASVTVGSKEVTLNLYDTAGQEDYDRLRPLSYQNTHLVLICYDVMNPTSYDNVLIKWFPEVTHFCRGIPMVLIGCKTDLRKDKEQLRKLRAAQLEPITYTQGQSACEQIRAALYLECSAKFRENVEDVFREAAKVALSALKKAQRQKQHRLCLLL; the protein is encoded by the exons ATGGACGCTGCTggggccccggccccggccccggccccacCCGCCGCCCCGGGCTCCGGCCGGAAGGAGCTGAAGATTGTGATCGTGGGCGACGGCGGCTGCGGCAAGACTTCGCTGCTCATGGTGTACAGCCAGGGCTCCTTCCCCGAG CACTACGCCCCATCCGTGTTCGAGAAGTACACAGCCAGCGTGACTGTGGGCAGCAAGGAGGTGACCCTGAACCTCTACGACACCGCCG GACAGGAAGATTACGACCGGCTGCGGCCCCTGTCCTACCAGAACACCCACCTCGTGCTCATCTGCTATGACGTCATGAACCCCACTAGCTACGACAACGTTCTCATCAAG TGGTTCCCCGAGGTCACACATTTCTGTCGTGGGATCCCCATGGTGCTCATCGGCTGCAAGACAGACCTGAGGAAGGACAAGGAGCAGCTGCGCAAGCTCCGGGCAGCCCAGCTGGAGCCCATCACCTACACACAG GGCCAGAGCGCCTGCGAGCAGATCCGAGCTGCCCTCTACCTGGAATGTTCTGCCAAGTTTCGGGAGAATGTGGAAGACGTCTTCCGGGAGGCTGCCAAGGTTGCCCTCAGTGCTCTGAAGAAAGCACAGCGGCAGAAACAACACCGGCTTTGCCTGCTGCTCTGA